The genomic stretch TGGTTTTCACGGTTTGGCGATCGACAACCCCCGCTGAAGGCTGTGCAAGCCGACCTGCCACTACCCGAACCCGCTCACGAAGATGCGCGTTCAATGCTTCCCACAAGCCTCAAATGCGCCAGATATGGAAGTAATGAAAGACGGTTTGCCAAAGTGGTAGCAGTCAGAGAGGTATCGTTAGGGGCGTGTCAGGAAGGGTTTGTCGCCCTCATCGGATGTGAAGTGCGTGGTCGTACCGTAAGGCATGAAGTACGAGGTGCACCTCACAAGTGAGGAACGCGCCCACCTGACGGCGATCCTCAAATCCGGTGTCGCGCCCACTCGCAAGATCACCCATGCCCGGATTCTCCTCAAAGCCGACCAGAAGACCCGAGGCCTCGACGACCAGCACATCGCCGAGCAACTCGAAATCAGCGCCCGTACCGTCGCTCGCGTGCGACGCCGCGACGTCCTCGACGGCTTCGAAGCGGCGCTCGACCACCTACGCCCTCAGCGACTCAAACCGAAGAAACTCGACGAGCGTAGCGAAGCGCATTTGATTGCTTTGTCGTGCAGCACCGTGCCGGACGACCTCGGGCACAAGACTTGGACGCTTCGTCTGCTTGCTGATCGAATGGTCGAACTCGGGTATGTCGAGTCGATTTCGCACGAAACGGTGCGCGTCTATCTCAAAAAAACGTCCTCCAGCCCCATAAGCACGAACAATTCGTGATTCCACCCGAGCAGAATGGCGCGTTCGTCGCGGCGATGGAGGATGTGCTATTGATTGCGGCATTGATTTGCGTGAATAAGACGGGCAGGCAGGTCGATATACCGAACGCGTTGCCATGCCACCACCAACTTCGCCTTTAACTCCGTCAACGACCGCGCGCAGAAGTTCCCCAACACGTGGCGCTTC from Deinococcus yavapaiensis KR-236 encodes the following:
- a CDS encoding helix-turn-helix domain-containing protein, producing MKYEVHLTSEERAHLTAILKSGVAPTRKITHARILLKADQKTRGLDDQHIAEQLEISARTVARVRRRDVLDGFEAALDHLRPQRLKPKKLDERSEAHLIALSCSTVPDDLGHKTWTLRLLADRMVELGYVESISHETVRVYLKKTSSSPISTNNS